In Rhodanobacter humi, the genomic stretch GGTCTTGCCAGCATTGCCGTTCGGGTCCACCAGGGTCTGGCTGAAATCGCCGGTGAGCGAATGCAGGCCGGTGGCGAAGGTGTCCAGCCGCGCGCGCGCGGCGCCGGTGGCGGCCTGGGCGGCGCTGCCCAGCGACAGCAGCGCGATGGCGGCCAGGACGAGCTTGAAACGTTTCATCGGATTCCCCGCGACGTGACGATGGACATTATTGTGGCCGCTGCTCACTTAACCTGCACTCTCATTCGTTCACCGGCAGGCACAGCGTCTCCTTGACCTCTTCCATCACGATGTAGCTCTTGGATTCGCGCACGTGCGGCAGGGTCAGCAAGGTGCTGCCGAGCAGCTTGCGGTAGGAGGCCATCTCGCTGATGCGCGCCTTGATCAGGTAGTCGAAGTCGCCGGAAACCAGGTGACATTCCAGCACGTTGGGCAGGCGCAGCGCGGCGCGGCGGAACTCCTCGAAGATGTCGCCGGACTTGTAGGCCAGGCTGATCTCCACGAACACCAGCAACCCCGCCTTGACGTACTGCGGGTCCAACCGGGCGTAGTAGCCGGTGATCACCTGCTCGCGTTCGAGCCGGCGCACGCGCTCGGTGCACGGCGTGGTGGACAGGCCGACGCGCTCGCCCAGTTCGGTGAAGGAAATCCGCCCTTCCTGTTGCAGGATCTTCAGGATTTTCCGGTCGATCTTGTCCAGCTCGCGGGTGCGTGATGGCATGGGGTTCTGGCTCCGGCGGGTCGCAACGGGAAAATCTCCCGCCATTTTCGTTCAACACGGGAGAAACCACCACCTGGTGGCGAATATACTGCGCGATTCATCCGCTGCGCAGCGCTTGGCGCAGGGAATGTGGCCAGGAGGAAACGATGCGGATACTGATGCTCGGCAGCGGCGTGATCGGGGTGACCAACGCGTGGTACCTGCGC encodes the following:
- a CDS encoding AsnC family transcriptional regulator, yielding MPSRTRELDKIDRKILKILQQEGRISFTELGERVGLSTTPCTERVRRLEREQVITGYYARLDPQYVKAGLLVFVEISLAYKSGDIFEEFRRAALRLPNVLECHLVSGDFDYLIKARISEMASYRKLLGSTLLTLPHVRESKSYIVMEEVKETLCLPVNE